One region of Juglans regia cultivar Chandler chromosome 4, Walnut 2.0, whole genome shotgun sequence genomic DNA includes:
- the LOC108987268 gene encoding uncharacterized protein LOC108987268, whose product MILSRQIKNFYQSPFLSNPSKLQKRTKPETVLAPRKAAVDRRKVAIKGCSEPEGEKKTERRTFLTLEEAGLVEMSGLDTHERFLCRLTISSLNLLRVISEQEGCPIEELNAGRICDWFLKDKLKREQNIGSAVLQWDDSGFQI is encoded by the exons ATGATTCTGTCCAGACAAATCAAGAATTTCTACCAGTCACCATTTCTATCCAACCCTTCAAAGCTCCAAAAGCGAACAAAGCCAGAGACCGTTTTGGCACCAAGAAAGGCAGCAGTGGACAGAAGGAAAGTTGCCATAAAAGGATGCAGTGAACCGGAAGGAGAAAAGAAGACCGAGAGGCGAACTTTCTTGACCCTTGAGGAAGCCGGGTTGGTAGAAATGTCCGGCCTGGATACTCACGAGCGCTTTCTTTGCCGTTTAACG ATATCGTCACTGAACCTACTAAGAGTTATTTCGGAGCAAGAGGGATGTCCCATCGAGGAATTGAACGCTGGGAGAATCTGTGATTGGTTTTTGAAGGATAAGCTGAAAAGAGAGCAGAATATAGGGTCTGCAGTCCTTCAATGGGATGATTCTGGGTTTCAGATTTGA